From the Nonlabens marinus S1-08 genome, one window contains:
- the msrB gene encoding peptide-methionine (R)-S-oxide reductase MsrB — MIKNLLLGALAIAAISCKSNAQEKSADGETTASNTQDYKVSKTEAEWQSILTPEEFNILREAGTEPPFTSPLNEETSPGTLICAACYAPLYENEHKFKSGTGWPSYDRAIDGAIVLDSDMKIGYKRDEAKCATCGSHLGHIFNDGPEETTGKRHCINGVALDFVPEGQALPELRK; from the coding sequence ATGATCAAGAATCTATTATTAGGAGCATTGGCAATTGCCGCAATTTCCTGTAAATCAAATGCACAAGAGAAATCTGCTGATGGGGAAACCACAGCGAGTAACACTCAAGACTATAAAGTTTCTAAAACTGAAGCCGAGTGGCAATCCATTCTTACTCCAGAAGAATTCAATATTCTGCGCGAGGCGGGAACGGAACCTCCTTTTACCAGTCCATTGAATGAAGAAACCAGCCCGGGAACATTAATTTGTGCTGCTTGTTATGCTCCGCTTTATGAGAATGAGCACAAGTTTAAGTCAGGTACAGGATGGCCTAGTTATGATCGTGCCATTGATGGCGCCATCGTATTGGATAGCGATATGAAAATAGGGTACAAGCGCGATGAAGCTAAATGTGCCACTTGTGGAAGTCACTTAGGACATATTTTTAATGATGGGCCAGAGGAAACTACAGGAAAAAGACACTGTATTAATGGCGTAGCACTGGATTTTGTTCCAGAAGGACAAGCCTTGCCTGAGTTAAGAAAATAG
- the msrB gene encoding peptide-methionine (R)-S-oxide reductase MsrB — protein sequence MTEEEYKKKLTPEQYHVLREKGTERPFTGEHNTNYEDGVYSCAACGNELYKSETKFDSGCGWPSFDDEIEGAIERKRDTTHGMMRTEIMCANCGSHLGHVFNDGPTNTGIRHCVNSLSLDFEKK from the coding sequence ATGACAGAGGAAGAATATAAAAAGAAGTTGACCCCAGAGCAGTACCATGTTTTACGTGAAAAAGGAACAGAGCGACCATTTACAGGCGAACATAATACCAACTATGAAGATGGTGTTTATTCCTGTGCAGCTTGCGGCAATGAGTTGTATAAGTCCGAAACTAAATTTGACAGCGGTTGCGGTTGGCCCTCTTTTGATGATGAGATAGAAGGAGCCATCGAACGCAAACGGGATACCACTCATGGAATGATGCGTACTGAGATTATGTGCGCCAATTGCGGCAGCCATTTAGGTCATGTATTTAATGATGGGCCGACTAATACAGGAATTAGACACTGTGTGAATAGCTTGAGTCTGGACTTTGAGAAGAAGTAA
- a CDS encoding DEAD/DEAH box helicase, with amino-acid sequence MTFKDLKLSSALLSQLEKNQFAKPTPIQEQAITPILEGKDVMGIAKTGSGKTLAYVLPLLDRLQNQPSENREIQALVMVPTRELAVQVSEAIILFSKALKNPLITMAVYGGVSINPQMMKMNTVDILVATPGRLLELMEKNAVKIAKTKILVLDEADKMLSMGFREEMDQVFARLPKRLQTLLFSATLSPKVSEIIQYLTLDPVVINIQVPEEDLALIKQIGYRVTEEKKGVLLRHLIEKHEMKQVLIFCSSTYQVEHVNDKLNTNGITSKAIHGKKAQGTRQSHLNEFKSADSEVRCLVTTDLLSRGIDIEFLPFVINYELPRSPKDYIHRIGRTGRAENPGTVISLVTADEANHMRVIQKKTKMKVWMEDLPEWNS; translated from the coding sequence ATGACTTTCAAAGACCTTAAGCTTTCCAGTGCACTCCTTAGCCAATTGGAGAAAAACCAATTTGCTAAGCCTACTCCTATTCAAGAACAAGCCATCACGCCCATTCTGGAAGGAAAAGATGTGATGGGAATTGCTAAAACCGGTTCTGGAAAGACCCTTGCTTACGTCCTACCTTTACTCGACCGCTTGCAAAATCAGCCGTCTGAGAATAGAGAAATTCAAGCGCTGGTGATGGTACCCACACGCGAACTCGCTGTGCAGGTAAGCGAAGCGATCATTCTTTTTTCAAAAGCCTTAAAAAACCCATTAATCACCATGGCGGTTTATGGAGGTGTGAGTATCAATCCGCAGATGATGAAAATGAACACAGTAGACATTCTCGTGGCAACACCAGGGCGTTTATTGGAATTGATGGAGAAGAACGCAGTAAAGATTGCCAAGACTAAAATCTTGGTATTGGATGAAGCCGATAAGATGTTGTCGATGGGTTTCCGTGAAGAAATGGATCAGGTTTTTGCAAGGTTGCCGAAACGTCTGCAGACCTTGTTATTTTCAGCCACGCTATCGCCTAAGGTTTCTGAAATTATTCAGTATTTGACTCTCGATCCTGTTGTGATCAACATTCAAGTTCCAGAAGAAGATCTGGCGCTCATTAAGCAAATTGGTTACCGAGTAACAGAAGAAAAAAAAGGAGTTTTATTGAGACATCTTATTGAGAAGCATGAGATGAAGCAGGTATTGATCTTCTGCTCATCCACCTATCAAGTAGAGCATGTGAATGACAAACTCAACACAAATGGGATAACTTCAAAAGCGATTCACGGTAAAAAAGCCCAAGGAACTAGACAATCTCACCTCAACGAATTCAAAAGTGCGGATAGCGAAGTGCGCTGCCTCGTCACTACGGATCTACTTTCTCGTGGTATTGATATTGAGTTTCTTCCTTTTGTAATCAATTATGAATTACCTAGATCTCCTAAAGATTACATCCACCGTATAGGAAGGACCGGCCGTGCAGAGAATCCAGGAACGGTCATCTCACTAGTCACCGCAGATGAAGCAAACCACATGCGAGTGATCCAGAAAAAAACTAAGATGAAGGTTTGGATGGAAGATTTACCGGAGTGGAATTCTTAG
- a CDS encoding DNA-3-methyladenine glycosylase, whose protein sequence is MPSKKLPVSYYQNNDVVFLAKDLIGKTIVSMVDGKRTSGTITETEAYRGYDDKACHAHLGRFTERTKVMYESGGVAYVYLCYGIHNLFNIITNTKDNADAILIRAVEPVEGIEIMQERRGKELDKTLTSGPGNFSKAFGLDRSHYGEDLTGNIVWIEESKESNFRESDIIESKRIGIDYAEEDKDLPWRFYVNSSKFVSKR, encoded by the coding sequence ATGCCTTCAAAAAAACTCCCTGTTAGCTACTACCAAAACAACGACGTCGTATTTCTTGCCAAAGACCTCATTGGTAAAACCATCGTTTCTATGGTGGATGGTAAGCGCACCAGCGGCACAATTACAGAAACCGAAGCCTATCGCGGTTATGACGATAAGGCTTGCCACGCACATCTAGGTCGATTTACAGAACGCACTAAGGTCATGTATGAATCTGGTGGTGTGGCTTATGTGTATTTGTGTTACGGCATTCACAACTTGTTCAATATCATCACTAATACAAAAGACAATGCCGACGCTATTTTAATAAGAGCCGTTGAACCCGTGGAAGGTATCGAGATTATGCAGGAGCGTCGCGGTAAGGAACTAGATAAAACGCTTACTTCTGGACCTGGAAACTTCAGCAAGGCGTTTGGGTTGGATCGATCGCATTATGGTGAGGATCTTACAGGTAATATTGTGTGGATCGAGGAGTCTAAAGAAAGCAACTTTCGCGAAAGCGATATTATAGAGAGCAAACGCATCGGTATTGATTATGCCGAGGAAGACAAGGATTTGCCATGGCGGTTCTATGTCAACTCTTCCAAGTTTGTTAGCAAGAGATAA
- a CDS encoding flavodoxin family protein: MNTPDFSKLKALYINCTLKKSPTRSHTKLLMDASAAIMEKENVAVEHIRFVDHPVASGVQPDMREHGWEEDAWVEISKKVMEADILIIGTPIWLGEKSSQCQLLIERLYSMSGMTNEKGQYKFYGKVGGTIITGNEDGIKHCAMGILYSMQHVGYSIPPQADAGWIGEAGPGPSYGDDGRVGLDNDFTKRNTTFMTYNLLHLAHMLKTNNGYSAYGNSREQWDKGNKWGFENPEYR, translated from the coding sequence ATGAATACTCCAGACTTCTCAAAATTAAAGGCATTATACATCAACTGTACATTAAAAAAATCACCCACTAGAAGCCACACTAAATTGTTAATGGACGCGAGTGCTGCGATCATGGAAAAAGAAAACGTTGCTGTAGAGCATATCCGATTTGTTGACCATCCAGTCGCTAGCGGCGTTCAACCTGATATGAGGGAACACGGCTGGGAAGAAGACGCCTGGGTTGAAATTTCTAAAAAAGTCATGGAAGCCGATATCCTAATTATAGGGACGCCCATATGGCTGGGCGAGAAATCTTCACAATGTCAATTACTTATAGAGCGATTATACTCCATGAGCGGTATGACCAATGAAAAGGGACAATATAAATTCTACGGAAAAGTAGGTGGTACCATTATTACTGGAAACGAGGACGGCATCAAGCATTGCGCCATGGGAATTCTATACTCCATGCAGCACGTGGGTTATTCCATACCACCACAAGCCGATGCTGGCTGGATAGGAGAAGCTGGACCTGGACCTAGTTATGGCGATGATGGTAGAGTGGGATTAGACAACGATTTTACTAAACGAAATACCACATTTATGACCTACAATTTATTGCATCTGGCGCACATGCTCAAAACGAATAATGGCTATTCCGCCTATGGTAACTCTAGAGAACAATGGGACAAAGGGAATAAATGGGGATTTGAAAATCCAGAATATAGATAG
- the htpG gene encoding molecular chaperone HtpG gives MSQQGKINVAVENIFPLIKKFLYSDHEIFLRELVSNATDATLKLKHLAMIGEASVELGDQQIEVKINKEDGTLHIIDQGLGMTEDEVQKYINDIAFSGAEEFLEKYKDSAKDSGIIGHFGLGFYSAFMVADKVEIITKSYKDEPAVHWTCDGSPNYTIEPAEKENFGTEVILHISDDEKEFLEESKIRELLTKYNKFMPVPIKFGTKTETLEKPEGAKEEDKSPTQEVDNIINNPNPAWTKQPTELEDQDYKDFYRELYPMQFEEPLFHIHLNVDYPFNLTGILYFPKMTQDLNVQKDRIQLYQNQVFVTDNVEGIVPEFLTMLRGVIDSPDIPLNVSRSYLQADGAVKKISSYITRKVADKLKSLFNEDRAAFEQKWNDIKIVIEYGMLSEDKFFEKSDAFALYPTVDGSYYTWEELMEKVKDSQTDKDGKTVLLYASNKEAQHSYLAAAKAKGYEVLLLDSPIVSHLMQKLEQSKENVTFARVDADSVDNLIKKEEEQISKLSDEEKEALQKSITDTIADTSYSVQVEAMSSDAAPFMITQPEFMRRMKEMQATGGGGMMGFGNMPDMYNLVVNANHELVQEIFNAKAGKKKDRLIKQSVDLAKLSQGLLKGEALTAFVNRSYELIK, from the coding sequence ATGTCACAACAAGGAAAGATTAATGTAGCGGTGGAGAATATTTTCCCGCTTATCAAAAAGTTCTTATACAGCGATCACGAGATTTTCTTGCGCGAACTGGTTTCTAATGCCACGGATGCAACTCTTAAACTGAAGCACCTTGCCATGATAGGCGAGGCAAGTGTTGAGCTGGGCGACCAGCAAATTGAGGTAAAAATCAATAAGGAAGATGGAACACTACATATTATAGACCAAGGTCTAGGTATGACAGAGGATGAGGTGCAGAAGTATATTAATGACATCGCATTTTCTGGAGCTGAGGAGTTTCTTGAAAAATATAAAGACAGCGCTAAGGACAGCGGTATCATTGGACACTTCGGTCTTGGATTCTATTCTGCCTTTATGGTGGCGGATAAGGTTGAAATTATAACCAAATCCTATAAAGACGAGCCTGCAGTACACTGGACGTGCGATGGTTCTCCTAATTACACGATTGAGCCAGCAGAGAAAGAAAACTTTGGTACGGAGGTCATTCTTCACATCTCTGACGACGAGAAGGAATTTCTTGAAGAAAGTAAGATTCGTGAGTTGTTGACGAAGTACAACAAGTTCATGCCGGTGCCGATCAAGTTTGGTACAAAAACCGAAACTTTAGAGAAGCCAGAAGGCGCTAAAGAAGAGGACAAATCACCGACTCAGGAAGTAGATAACATCATCAACAACCCGAATCCAGCCTGGACTAAGCAACCAACAGAGTTAGAAGATCAGGATTATAAGGACTTCTACCGCGAGTTGTATCCTATGCAGTTTGAGGAGCCATTGTTCCACATTCACTTGAATGTAGATTATCCTTTTAACCTGACAGGAATATTGTATTTCCCTAAGATGACCCAAGACTTGAATGTACAAAAGGATCGCATCCAGTTGTACCAAAATCAGGTTTTCGTCACAGATAATGTGGAAGGTATCGTACCAGAATTCTTGACGATGTTGCGCGGTGTGATTGACAGTCCAGACATTCCGCTGAATGTTTCTCGTTCTTACTTACAAGCAGATGGCGCTGTGAAAAAGATTTCCAGCTATATCACTAGAAAGGTAGCTGACAAATTGAAGTCTTTATTCAATGAAGACCGAGCTGCTTTTGAACAAAAGTGGAACGATATCAAAATCGTTATTGAGTACGGTATGTTGAGTGAGGACAAGTTCTTTGAAAAGTCTGATGCCTTTGCACTCTATCCAACTGTAGATGGTTCTTACTACACGTGGGAAGAATTGATGGAAAAAGTAAAAGACTCTCAAACCGATAAAGACGGGAAAACAGTCTTGTTGTACGCTTCTAATAAAGAGGCGCAACACAGTTATCTCGCTGCCGCGAAAGCTAAAGGCTATGAAGTATTACTGCTAGATTCACCAATCGTATCCCACTTGATGCAGAAGCTAGAGCAATCTAAAGAGAATGTCACTTTTGCCAGAGTAGATGCAGATAGTGTTGATAATCTTATCAAGAAAGAAGAAGAGCAAATCTCTAAATTGTCTGACGAGGAGAAAGAAGCATTACAGAAAAGCATCACTGATACTATTGCAGATACCAGCTATAGCGTTCAAGTAGAAGCCATGAGCAGCGATGCAGCACCATTTATGATTACCCAACCAGAATTTATGCGCCGCATGAAAGAAATGCAAGCGACTGGTGGTGGCGGTATGATGGGCTTTGGCAATATGCCAGACATGTACAATCTAGTCGTGAATGCTAATCATGAGCTAGTTCAAGAAATCTTTAATGCCAAAGCTGGTAAGAAAAAGGATCGCTTGATCAAGCAATCGGTCGATCTTGCTAAGCTTTCTCAAGGATTATTGAAAGGAGAGGCATTGACTGCTTTTGTGAATAGAAGTTATGAGTTGATTAAGTAG
- a CDS encoding CsgE family curli-type amyloid fiber assembly protein → MRYILCIFLFSMGLTTAQESLYNQTIKAEVLLEDQGGFLNITGMASNLTNSDQSIRYELAVIKKDTATNNSSKNNQTGRGVLKSKSQGMLSTTSVNLNTPDIVTIMLLIYDVEDKLIGKDLKRIEPNTLQLKSEPNTSYDGIEISGLVTRDIRTAPARKFYDYFYKEYKKYRINGSRVVSIKEKFGQGRNTRIEISVGTDLVYQFFLNPNDDFIKEVGDYSLRVVYQHFEKLKVMQASINN, encoded by the coding sequence ATGAGATATATTCTTTGCATATTTTTATTTTCAATGGGCCTTACTACGGCTCAAGAATCCTTATATAATCAAACTATAAAGGCAGAAGTCTTACTGGAAGATCAAGGAGGTTTTTTAAATATCACAGGTATGGCGTCCAACCTGACCAATTCGGACCAAAGCATACGTTATGAACTCGCAGTTATCAAGAAGGATACTGCAACAAATAATAGTTCTAAAAACAATCAAACAGGAAGAGGAGTTCTAAAGTCAAAATCTCAAGGAATGTTATCTACTACAAGCGTCAACCTTAACACTCCTGACATTGTAACCATCATGTTATTAATATATGATGTAGAAGATAAATTGATAGGTAAAGACTTGAAACGAATAGAACCGAACACTTTACAACTCAAAAGCGAGCCAAATACATCCTATGATGGTATTGAAATCAGTGGTCTCGTCACTAGAGATATACGTACAGCTCCAGCTCGGAAATTTTACGATTATTTTTATAAAGAATATAAAAAATATCGAATTAATGGGTCGAGGGTGGTATCTATAAAAGAGAAATTTGGTCAAGGTAGAAATACTAGAATAGAGATTTCAGTCGGGACTGATTTAGTGTATCAGTTTTTTCTAAATCCTAATGATGACTTCATTAAGGAAGTAGGGGATTACAGCTTACGGGTTGTTTACCAACACTTTGAAAAATTAAAAGTAATGCAAGCTTCTATTAACAATTAA
- a CDS encoding curli production assembly/transport component CsgF: MLKKITTSLLLLFALCFTTGMNAQQFSYTPINPAFGGNTFNYQWLIQSAEAQNKFTDPDAASRRDELSDLDSFADGLNRQLLSQLSRNLLNAQVNFENGLEPGTFSFGNLEVEILESLDGLVVNILDTTTGDTTTVVIPNN, encoded by the coding sequence ATGCTCAAAAAAATTACAACATCGCTCCTGTTGTTATTTGCTCTCTGTTTCACCACAGGTATGAATGCTCAACAATTTAGTTACACTCCTATTAATCCTGCATTTGGAGGTAATACTTTCAATTATCAGTGGCTCATTCAAAGTGCTGAAGCTCAAAATAAATTTACGGATCCTGATGCTGCAAGTAGACGAGATGAGCTTTCGGACCTTGATTCATTTGCAGATGGACTGAATAGACAATTGTTAAGTCAACTTTCTCGAAACTTACTTAATGCTCAGGTCAATTTTGAAAATGGTTTAGAACCAGGTACGTTTAGTTTCGGTAATTTAGAAGTAGAAATTCTAGAATCATTAGATGGTCTAGTGGTAAATATACTCGATACCACAACAGGAGATACCACCACTGTAGTTATACCAAATAACTAA
- a CDS encoding CsgG/HfaB family protein — protein sequence MRYFKKLTRLLCLVISCVLISGCGAYFSQPLDTQNARIGETTDATYTLRNLPPPIAPAVVGVYRFEDQTGQFKQTENGSTFSNAVTQGGTTILIKALEDSNWFTIIERENLDNLLNERNIISATRKDYSQQTNTQQPPLPSLLYAGVIIEGGIVSYDTNVLTGGVGARYFGAGGSSKYRQDRVTVYLRAVLTQTGQVMKTVYVSKSIYSQAVDASLFRYVNFKRLLEAETGFTRNEPAQLAVTEAIEKAVEALIVEGIDVGLWYPKGGQNVADQMQQNYRSEKEVAERTDVYQRELLDRRSKWRIDAGGGATYANNDLPNPYYEYSLLAGVKYNFTPFLGLYGQGSGYRIKNTGTLNRQFASTDLNLEFTVLPYEKFTPMIYAGPGLNYGDGFNVIDFKAQAGLSFEYLVSPSIGIKVYGDYNVVFSDEMDRIVSGVRDDQYYKFGAGINVYLGKSQAKENSPSYLKRQQKKELKRVNELQLKNDMVIDSLSRKQTNSNNQL from the coding sequence ATGCGGTATTTCAAAAAACTCACAAGATTATTGTGTCTTGTAATTTCATGCGTCTTAATTTCGGGTTGTGGAGCATATTTTAGTCAACCATTGGACACTCAAAATGCTCGCATTGGAGAAACTACTGATGCTACCTATACTTTAAGAAATCTTCCCCCACCAATAGCTCCCGCTGTTGTTGGTGTCTATCGATTTGAAGATCAAACAGGTCAATTCAAACAAACTGAGAACGGATCTACCTTTAGTAATGCAGTCACTCAAGGCGGAACTACAATTCTTATCAAAGCATTGGAAGATTCCAACTGGTTTACCATTATCGAAAGAGAAAACCTTGATAATCTTTTAAATGAGCGAAATATAATTTCTGCCACTCGTAAAGACTACTCCCAACAAACAAACACGCAACAACCACCGTTACCTTCCCTACTATATGCAGGGGTTATCATAGAAGGTGGTATTGTTTCTTATGATACTAACGTTCTTACGGGAGGTGTTGGGGCTCGTTATTTTGGAGCAGGTGGATCTAGTAAATACCGTCAGGATCGAGTAACAGTTTATTTAAGGGCGGTGTTGACCCAAACAGGTCAAGTTATGAAGACGGTCTACGTTTCAAAATCTATTTATTCACAAGCAGTGGATGCCAGCTTATTTAGATATGTCAATTTTAAACGTTTGCTAGAAGCGGAAACAGGCTTTACGAGAAATGAGCCAGCCCAATTAGCAGTTACAGAGGCTATTGAAAAAGCTGTCGAAGCATTAATAGTGGAGGGAATTGACGTGGGGCTGTGGTATCCGAAAGGTGGTCAAAATGTTGCAGATCAGATGCAGCAAAATTATCGAAGTGAAAAAGAAGTAGCTGAGAGAACTGATGTTTACCAGCGTGAACTTCTTGATCGTCGTAGTAAATGGAGGATAGATGCAGGTGGAGGTGCCACTTATGCAAACAATGATTTACCTAATCCATATTATGAATATTCCCTCCTAGCTGGAGTAAAATATAACTTCACACCATTTTTAGGTCTCTACGGTCAAGGCAGCGGTTATAGAATAAAAAACACAGGAACTCTTAATAGACAATTTGCCAGTACCGATCTCAATCTGGAATTTACAGTGCTTCCCTATGAAAAGTTTACTCCCATGATATACGCTGGTCCAGGCTTAAATTATGGAGATGGTTTTAATGTGATCGATTTTAAAGCTCAAGCTGGCCTTTCCTTTGAATATTTAGTATCGCCTAGTATAGGAATAAAAGTCTACGGTGATTATAACGTCGTTTTTTCAGATGAGATGGATCGCATAGTTTCTGGAGTTCGCGATGATCAATACTACAAATTTGGCGCTGGTATTAATGTATACCTAGGTAAAAGTCAGGCTAAAGAAAATTCACCTAGTTATTTAAAGCGACAACAAAAGAAAGAGCTAAAACGAGTAAATGAACTTCAATTGAAAAACGACATGGTGATTGATTCGCTTTCGCGGAAGCAAACTAACTCTAATAATCAACTATAA
- a CDS encoding carboxypeptidase regulatory-like domain-containing protein: MKTIIYLIVTTCLLITGCTEETIIVNGKGTITGTVVKDVTFEPLANVKISTNPNTNTVFTDDEGKFTLDVENGTFAVKAEKDGFLVKFESADVETDEETTVVFELQISTANNKPPPSPTLIFPADKATAIDFNVTFDWESIDVDGDSLTYTLQLRNSLTNEVENFTDIETSEFETNLEFATKYFWQVTADDGINLPVNSVIQSFTTTSFPSNRFHVVRKVGDNNVIYGGDDNGNLVAITSDSKNSWRPRVNRTISKIAFLRNVGANVHVFVMDTDGTDVQQVTSSIPVNGFNLDEVDISWTNNGSAIYYPSLDKLYRINPDGGGLTLVYQTNNGNLITEVDYNNEVIALKTNNLNGYNVNIFTINDSGVVLNTVLSGEPGAAGGLELSIDNTKLVYTKDVSGFENTEYRQLDSRVFVYSFNSSTRVDRSSLKPSGTNDLDARFSPTDAQIIVTNRSNDTDSGGKVQILKPNQTTNDDREDLFQNSFMPDWE, translated from the coding sequence ATGAAGACAATAATCTATTTAATAGTCACTACTTGTTTATTGATAACAGGTTGTACGGAGGAAACCATCATTGTCAACGGTAAAGGAACTATAACCGGGACGGTGGTAAAAGATGTCACTTTTGAACCTTTGGCGAATGTGAAAATATCTACGAATCCAAATACTAATACTGTTTTTACTGATGACGAAGGTAAATTCACACTGGATGTTGAAAATGGAACCTTTGCTGTAAAAGCGGAGAAGGATGGGTTTCTAGTAAAATTTGAATCTGCAGATGTTGAAACAGATGAGGAAACGACAGTTGTTTTTGAACTACAAATTTCTACTGCAAATAATAAACCGCCACCATCCCCTACACTTATTTTCCCAGCTGATAAGGCAACAGCAATTGATTTTAACGTGACGTTTGATTGGGAGTCGATTGATGTAGATGGTGATTCACTTACTTATACTCTACAATTGAGAAACTCTTTAACCAATGAAGTTGAGAACTTTACTGATATTGAAACTAGTGAGTTTGAAACAAATCTTGAATTTGCTACTAAATATTTTTGGCAAGTTACTGCAGATGATGGTATCAACCTACCAGTGAATAGCGTTATACAAAGCTTTACCACGACCTCATTTCCATCTAATAGATTTCATGTTGTTCGTAAAGTGGGAGACAATAATGTGATTTACGGTGGTGATGATAATGGCAATTTGGTAGCTATAACCTCAGATTCTAAAAACAGTTGGCGACCTAGAGTTAACCGAACGATTTCTAAGATAGCCTTTTTAAGAAATGTAGGAGCTAATGTTCATGTATTTGTCATGGATACGGACGGTACTGATGTTCAACAGGTAACCAGTTCAATTCCAGTGAATGGCTTCAATCTGGATGAGGTAGATATATCTTGGACAAATAATGGAAGTGCCATTTACTATCCATCTCTAGACAAACTCTATCGAATAAATCCCGACGGTGGAGGCTTAACCTTAGTTTATCAAACGAATAATGGAAATCTTATTACAGAAGTAGACTATAATAATGAAGTTATTGCTTTGAAAACTAATAACTTAAATGGGTATAACGTTAATATTTTTACTATTAACGACTCCGGAGTAGTCTTAAATACCGTATTATCAGGTGAACCTGGAGCCGCTGGTGGCCTTGAATTGAGCATAGACAACACCAAATTAGTGTATACTAAAGATGTTTCTGGATTTGAAAATACAGAATACCGCCAACTAGATTCTAGAGTTTTTGTATACTCATTTAATTCTTCCACGAGAGTGGACAGATCCAGCTTGAAACCAAGTGGCACAAATGATTTAGACGCAAGATTTTCACCAACAGATGCTCAAATTATAGTTACTAATAGGTCTAATGATACTGACAGTGGTGGTAAGGTTCAAATATTGAAACCAAACCAAACCACTAATGATGATAGAGAAGACCTTTTTCAAAACTCCTTTATGCCAGACTGGGAATAG
- a CDS encoding acyl-CoA thioesterase: MNDHLPIFEMTRTVAKNEIDYLDHVNNVVYVQWANDIAMEHWTTAASKELLQTYDWVMIKHCIEYKQSAMLGDPILIRTQVGRATNVRYERFIEIYNKETMTLLAKTTSDWCAIDKAGKPVRISQELRDLFEIT, translated from the coding sequence ATGAACGACCACTTACCCATATTTGAAATGACCCGGACTGTAGCCAAAAACGAGATCGACTACTTGGATCACGTTAATAATGTCGTTTATGTGCAATGGGCTAATGATATAGCCATGGAACACTGGACGACTGCTGCATCAAAAGAATTACTTCAAACCTATGACTGGGTAATGATCAAGCATTGTATTGAGTACAAACAATCCGCCATGCTAGGCGATCCTATCTTAATAAGAACCCAAGTAGGGCGAGCAACAAACGTGAGGTATGAACGTTTTATTGAAATTTATAATAAAGAAACCATGACCTTGCTTGCTAAAACAACATCTGACTGGTGCGCCATCGACAAAGCAGGAAAACCAGTGCGTATTTCTCAAGAGTTAAGGGATCTTTTTGAAATCACTTAA